A single window of Actinoallomurus bryophytorum DNA harbors:
- a CDS encoding SDR family NAD(P)-dependent oxidoreductase, whose translation MDIDLSGRRALVSGSTKGIGRAIAKGLARAGAAVVVNGRDEGGVTRTVDELRLEVPGAEVSGVAADLATAEGAALLFERLPEADVLVNNLGVFGPQPVLEIDDDEWRRYFEVNVLSGVRLARHYLPRMTERGWGRVQFIASDSAIVTPAEMVHYGMTKTALLAVSRGYAKAVAGTGVTVNTVVAGPTHTEGVEDFVADLVGTELPWEEAQRKFMAEYRPNSLLQRLIEPDEIANMVVYLSSEAASATTGGAVRVDGGYVDSILP comes from the coding sequence ATGGACATCGACTTGAGTGGACGCAGGGCGCTCGTCAGTGGCTCGACCAAGGGGATCGGGCGGGCGATCGCCAAGGGCCTGGCCCGCGCGGGCGCGGCGGTCGTGGTCAACGGCCGCGACGAAGGCGGGGTCACCAGGACGGTGGACGAGCTGCGATTGGAGGTCCCGGGGGCCGAGGTCAGTGGCGTGGCCGCGGATCTGGCCACCGCCGAGGGCGCGGCACTGCTGTTCGAACGACTCCCGGAGGCCGACGTCCTCGTCAACAATCTCGGCGTGTTCGGGCCACAGCCCGTGCTGGAGATCGACGATGACGAGTGGCGCCGCTATTTCGAGGTCAACGTGCTCTCCGGAGTCCGGCTGGCGCGCCATTATCTCCCTCGAATGACCGAGCGGGGCTGGGGTCGCGTGCAGTTCATCGCGAGCGACTCGGCCATTGTCACTCCCGCCGAGATGGTGCACTACGGGATGACGAAAACAGCGCTACTGGCCGTTTCGCGCGGTTACGCGAAGGCGGTCGCCGGCACTGGCGTGACGGTCAACACGGTCGTGGCGGGGCCGACCCACACCGAGGGCGTGGAGGACTTCGTGGCCGACCTGGTGGGCACCGAACTGCCTTGGGAGGAGGCGCAGCGGAAGTTCATGGCCGAGTACCGGCCGAACTCCCTGCTGCAGCGGCTGATCGAGCCGGACGAGATCGCCAACATGGTCGTCTACCTCAGCTCCGAGGCCGCCTCGGCGACGACCGGCGGCGCCGTACGCGTGGACGGGGGCTACGTGGACAGCATCCTGCCGTGA
- a CDS encoding pirin family protein, giving the protein MNVRPEINVRRAEERFATKISWLDSKHSFSFGHHHDPGNTHHGLLLVNNDDVVKPGTGFETHPHRDMEIVTWVLRGALVHQDSEGHNGVIYPGLAQRMSAGTGILHSEKNDRPAEAGRDAPSEPVHFVQMWVVPDEAGIAPGYEQLEIEDELLRGGLVPVVSGMARHENRSAIRIRNKYAALHVARLAPGQSVELPEAPFLHLFVPRGAASLEGAGDLREGDAVRFTATGGQRLTATEPAEVLVWEMHATIAA; this is encoded by the coding sequence ATGAACGTGCGGCCTGAAATCAACGTGCGCCGGGCGGAGGAGCGGTTCGCGACGAAGATCTCGTGGCTCGACTCCAAGCACTCGTTCTCCTTCGGCCATCATCACGACCCGGGCAACACCCACCACGGGTTGCTGCTGGTCAACAACGACGACGTGGTCAAGCCCGGGACCGGCTTCGAGACGCATCCCCACCGGGACATGGAGATCGTCACCTGGGTGCTCCGTGGTGCGCTCGTCCACCAGGACTCCGAGGGGCACAACGGCGTCATCTACCCCGGACTCGCGCAACGGATGAGCGCGGGCACCGGGATCCTGCACTCGGAGAAGAACGACCGGCCGGCCGAGGCGGGCCGGGACGCGCCCTCCGAGCCCGTGCACTTCGTGCAGATGTGGGTCGTGCCCGACGAGGCCGGCATCGCGCCGGGCTACGAACAGCTGGAGATCGAGGACGAACTGCTGCGCGGCGGCCTCGTGCCGGTCGTCTCCGGCATGGCCCGGCACGAGAACCGGTCCGCGATCCGCATCAGGAACAAGTACGCGGCACTGCACGTGGCCCGGCTGGCTCCGGGACAGAGCGTGGAGCTGCCCGAAGCGCCGTTCCTGCACCTGTTCGTGCCCCGCGGCGCCGCCTCGCTGGAGGGCGCCGGCGACCTGCGCGAGGGCGACGCCGTACGTTTCACCGCCACCGGCGGGCAGCGGCTGACCGCGACCGAGCCGGCCGAGGTCCTCGTCTGGGAGATGCACGCGACCATCGCCGCGTGA
- a CDS encoding MFS transporter → MTQTSGDRRYAWRVLSVTGIGVLLSGANTSTLDVALPTVALLGGLLATTLGWRAVFWFNVPTGALGLVWAVISLRRSPRSDEPREPFDFVGAALSFVVLGTLVLVLSEGGALGWTSAPVVAGAAAFAVATPVFLLVQARRRYPLVDLRMFADRERSMAYLAAFLLSMARFAVVLLISLYLQAADGVDPFQAGLRVVPVAVGMMLASPIAGGLAHRYSARVLSTGGLALTGLGLVALVALSLAIITSPLTASAKKAAYAGTPSSLPGHTLDAFTAGCRVALLVLGAMTVAGMAASLRRAPPAGRGGTSRRAMSATAE, encoded by the coding sequence ATGACACAGACTTCCGGCGACCGGCGGTACGCGTGGCGCGTGCTCTCGGTCACCGGCATCGGGGTGCTGCTCTCCGGTGCCAACACCTCGACTCTGGACGTGGCGCTGCCCACCGTGGCGCTGCTCGGCGGCCTGCTCGCCACGACCCTCGGCTGGCGCGCGGTCTTCTGGTTCAACGTGCCGACGGGGGCGCTCGGCCTGGTCTGGGCCGTGATCAGCCTGCGCAGGTCACCGCGGAGCGACGAACCACGCGAGCCCTTCGACTTCGTCGGCGCCGCGCTGTCCTTCGTCGTCCTCGGCACCCTCGTGCTCGTGCTCTCCGAGGGCGGCGCGCTCGGCTGGACCAGTGCGCCGGTGGTCGCCGGGGCGGCCGCCTTCGCCGTGGCGACTCCGGTGTTCCTGCTCGTGCAGGCGCGCCGTCGCTACCCGCTGGTCGACCTGCGGATGTTCGCCGACCGGGAACGCTCCATGGCCTACCTCGCGGCGTTCCTGCTGTCGATGGCGAGGTTCGCCGTGGTCCTGCTGATCTCGCTGTACCTCCAGGCGGCCGACGGGGTCGATCCGTTCCAGGCCGGACTCCGCGTGGTGCCGGTCGCGGTGGGCATGATGCTCGCCTCCCCGATCGCCGGAGGACTGGCCCACCGCTACAGCGCGCGCGTGCTGTCGACCGGCGGTCTCGCGCTGACCGGGCTCGGCCTGGTGGCGCTCGTCGCGCTGTCACTGGCGATCATCACGAGCCCGCTGACCGCATCCGCGAAGAAGGCCGCGTACGCCGGGACGCCGTCCTCGCTTCCGGGGCACACGCTGGACGCGTTCACCGCCGGCTGCCGCGTCGCGCTGCTGGTGCTCGGCGCGATGACGGTCGCCGGAATGGCCGCCTCGCTGCGGCGCGCCCCGCCGGCCGGGCGGGGCGGCACCTCCCGGCGTGCCATGTCCGCCACCGCCGAATAG
- a CDS encoding alpha/beta fold hydrolase, which produces MDELSVNIAGQRIAYLESTGGQDDRAVIFVHGNSSSARTWLPVLTGGFGRQYRCLALDLPGHGRSEPARDQSDYSLPGYAAVLADFARTLDAADAVVVGWSMGGQITLEAAPTLRDAAGFVIFGAPPVASAAQFPEAFLPNPAMSATGSAILSESEARSFADSFTAPGSALVTSEFVSDILATDGAARVGLGSSVGEGRFADEVAIVAELRRPLAILHGAGEQLVNLDYLRKLTIPALWRGEVQLIPHAGHAPHQETPQQFAALLTDFIGDLGD; this is translated from the coding sequence GTGGATGAACTGAGCGTCAACATCGCCGGGCAGCGGATCGCTTACCTGGAGAGCACCGGCGGCCAAGACGACCGCGCGGTCATCTTCGTCCACGGCAACTCGTCTTCGGCCAGAACCTGGCTCCCCGTACTCACGGGTGGTTTCGGCCGGCAGTACCGCTGCCTTGCGCTGGACCTGCCCGGCCACGGGCGGTCCGAGCCGGCCAGGGACCAGTCCGACTACTCGCTGCCGGGATACGCGGCCGTGCTCGCCGACTTCGCCCGGACGCTCGATGCGGCCGACGCGGTCGTCGTCGGATGGAGCATGGGCGGTCAGATCACTCTGGAGGCCGCGCCGACGTTGCGGGACGCGGCCGGTTTTGTCATCTTCGGCGCACCGCCGGTCGCGTCGGCCGCGCAGTTTCCGGAGGCGTTCCTGCCGAATCCCGCGATGAGCGCCACCGGCAGCGCGATCCTCAGCGAGTCCGAGGCGCGGTCGTTCGCCGACAGCTTCACCGCGCCCGGCTCGGCGCTGGTGACCAGCGAGTTCGTATCCGACATCCTGGCCACCGACGGCGCCGCGCGCGTGGGGCTGGGCTCCAGCGTCGGCGAGGGCCGGTTCGCGGACGAGGTCGCGATCGTCGCAGAGCTCCGCCGGCCGCTGGCCATCTTGCACGGCGCCGGCGAGCAACTGGTCAACCTTGACTACCTGCGCAAGCTCACCATCCCCGCGCTGTGGCGCGGAGAGGTGCAGTTGATCCCCCACGCCGGCCACGCACCGCACCAGGAGACACCGCAACAGTTCGCCGCGCTGCTGACGGACTTCATCGGCGACCTTGGCGACTGA
- a CDS encoding phytanoyl-CoA dioxygenase family protein encodes MLSDARINEFAERGYIVVPQVVPGDILDEATERIDKVTAADPPAGDKRGAHFHFLETKDEPALIAPLTGSPAFGLAEDLAGRGTLKVPWQVQIALNIPPYSHRPGGPHIDTANAEPTGGPIRGTFTLLAGILMTDQLTENSGNLWVWPGTHRTHAEYFREHGTQMFCAYPPIDLPVPEQITGHAGDLLLAHYLLGHNIGGNYGSEQTRRALYFRISNLDHESHRDEFLQDTWLDYEPIRSRPATSR; translated from the coding sequence GTGTTGAGCGATGCGCGGATCAACGAGTTCGCCGAGCGCGGCTACATCGTGGTCCCCCAGGTGGTGCCGGGCGACATTCTGGACGAGGCAACCGAGCGGATCGACAAGGTCACCGCGGCCGACCCGCCCGCCGGGGACAAGCGCGGGGCCCACTTCCACTTCCTCGAGACCAAGGACGAGCCGGCTCTGATCGCGCCCTTGACCGGCAGCCCGGCGTTCGGTCTCGCCGAAGACCTGGCCGGCCGCGGCACGCTGAAGGTCCCCTGGCAGGTCCAGATCGCGCTGAACATCCCGCCGTACTCACACCGCCCCGGCGGACCCCACATCGACACCGCGAACGCCGAGCCGACCGGCGGACCGATCCGCGGCACGTTCACCCTGCTGGCCGGGATCCTGATGACGGATCAGCTCACCGAGAACTCCGGCAACCTGTGGGTCTGGCCGGGCACCCATCGGACCCACGCCGAATACTTCCGCGAGCACGGCACGCAGATGTTCTGCGCCTATCCCCCGATCGACCTGCCGGTGCCCGAACAGATCACCGGACACGCCGGTGACCTGCTGCTGGCCCACTACCTCCTCGGCCACAACATCGGCGGCAACTACGGATCCGAACAGACACGGCGGGCGCTGTACTTCCGGATCAGCAACCTCGACCATGAGTCCCACCGCGACGAGTTCCTCCAGGACACCTGGCTGGACTACGAGCCGATCAGGTCCCGGCCGGCGACATCTCGGTGA